tcacacccTACGTCATTTCCTATTTCATCCCATTTCCACTCACTTTTTCTTTCTACCGCTCTAttcttttcctatcacatcCCTGCcatatctctcatttctctcttttctatttcTATCTGAACTCTGTAGTTACCCAGGAAATGAAAAATTCAATCACCCCTATAACTTTTTATGATAAAAACAAGGGCATTCATAGTAATCAACTTGAACTGATAGAGGGGGAAAACTGTAAAAGTGTTCATTTCCTCAATCAATGAACAAAAGATATTTAACAAACAGCGCTTTTGCATCAGTGTAAATCAATTGTGGCGgtcagaagctactcacataaacTTCTCTCCATATAGTTGATTTTAACTATCAAATCAAATGTACAAGAATTTACAAAAATGCAGTTTCTTGACGCCCTTAATGACCAATACATTCACCAACTTACTAGGTGTAATATTAATTTGAAGgattttgattcattcacacccTGCATCCTCTTTCATCCTATTTCCATTCACTTTTTCTTTCTACCGCTATATTCTTTTCCTATTACATCACATgtcatatctctcatttctctcttctATTCCTAAATAACACTATGGTATTAGCTTAAATCAATTTTGACAGTGAGAAGCTACTAACATAAACTTCTCTACatataattgattttaactATCCATTTAAATGTACAAGAATTTACAAAACATGCACTACATGAGTGAAGTACCTGATCCTACGCAAACTGGACAACTCTACTGCAGTTTCTCCAGCTTTGATGGACTCTTCAGCCACCCGTGTCTGAATATTGCGGAGCTTTCTAGAATGTTCGGCAACCTGGCTCTCCTTTCTCAGCACAACTCTCTTATGAGCTGCTATTCTTCTCTCCTTGTCTCTCTCGAATCTCACCACCAAAAACATCaaacaaatcaataaaaatcTGAACTTTATAAATACCCAGATAATAAAATCATCGAAAATTGACAGGGGCCATGTTTGGAAGCTcagaaaaccaaaaaaataaaatcggaAACCCAGAATTCCAATCTTACCTCAATTTATAGAGTGATTTAGCAGAAGgagaagtagaagaagaagatgggggTGTAAGGGAAGGGAAATCGGAGGAGAGAAGGGGGTTCCAGAGGGAGTCATCGGAAGAGAGGCGGTGGAAGCGGCGGCAAGAGATGGAGATACAGCAGAGGTCCTTGTAGGTGAAACCGCTGCTTTCGACACCGATTTCGAGAATTCGCCTCCACAGTTCCTCCGGGAGCGACGACATTTTGGGGATTCCGACGAGTTGCGGTGTGATTGTCATCGTGAGAGGCTGAGAGCTTCGCTTTCTACTTCACCGGCAACCGCGAGCTTCAACGTTCGATTAAGCTGATTattattttgacaaaaaaaaaaatagtcttATAGAGCAAATATTAATTTATACTCCTACGTTATAAGGAGTATTTATCTAgtcaaaaaatattattaggaactttttttaaagaattattAGGATTAAATGTGTATGTATTAACCACAAGGGGGGACACAAGTGATGAATGTGCATTTTCTTAAGGGATTTCGTCTAAGCTTCTGGCTCAGGTTCGATCCCCTatgaggtaaaaaataatacatttgtggtcaGGGACATCACTACTGTATCTCAAGTCAGATTAGTCATGTAAGACTCATTTCCCCCGTGAAGACTGGTGgacaaaggacaaaaaaaaaaacgtaaatgTATTGTTAGTGAAAATTTTACACAGTAATTCGATCACATCAGAAAAATATACTTTTGTTTAAGTAAAATTTCAAATGTAAGTCATCATTTTTCATACGTGGCATATCGTGATTGGTTGTTAATGTAAAACTCTTTTATATTGACAATACATATCCGTTAAACTCATTATTATTTGTAGTTTTTCAATTATTCTCATGTTTATTTAGTAATTCAGTAATAGGTTAAATATGTTCATGGTCACTGAACTATAGCCAGAAATTGATTTTCGTTCTTAAACTAAAATTCCATAGTTTTTCATCCTTTAACGGGTAAAACAGTTTTCTAAATAGATGACGACATTTCTTAaagacaaaaaaattatttggttTCAAATCGAAATATTAATtcttttaagaaaataattattaaatttctttatcCAAACACAAATGGGCTATTTAATGCACTAACAATGTAAAGTTATATTACATcgtcaaccaatcaaatttcaaAGTTTTGTCACGtaacttaatttaattaaataaaaaatctattTTTCGTACGGTGTATCAAACTTTTTCTTAATTACTAATTTGAAATCTTTCTTGATTTTCTATCTTTTTAATTGGAGTTTAATGCACTTCCCACATGTATATGCAATTATTTAGCTAAAAATCTTCAATATATTAAATCATAATTAAATTTGGATATGTAAATATATGATTTATAAATAATGCAAAGATATGATTTGATATATCATATATGTGTAACGTGGAATACTATAAGTTAATTTTTAATCATCAAACGTTGTTTCATTCACAATGGAAGAATCAGGTTCCACCTCCGCCGAAGAGGTCGCCAGAAGCCGAGACACCCTATCGGCAATCCTTTTCCGGCTGCCGCCGAAACCCCTTATCCAATTAAAACTCGTCTCAAAGGGGTGGCTGATCCTCATCTCCGACTACCGATTCCGCCGCAGCCACTACCTCCGCCACAACCCCGCCGCCCTTCTCCTCTCCAACAAATACGGCCCCTTACCCCGCTCCCACATCCTCTCCTTCACCACCACAACCGCCACAATCCGCGACCTCGACCTCGACTTCCTCACCAACCACATTTTCCGCGCCAAACGCGTCGACACCGTCGTTTGCTCCTGCAACGGCGTCCTCCTCTGCCGTTCCGCCACCTCCCACTTCATCTGTAACCCAACAACCAGAACATTCACCACCCTCACTCTGCCTAAACAGCGCTCCAAGAACAACCAAGAGTGCGCGTTTTACCTCGCCTTCGACCCTTCCACCTCGCCACACTATGAAATCGTTCTGCTTCGGATATGGGGTGGCGTGAAACCACCGTTTCGCTGTGTCTTCAGTGTTTACTCCTCCAAAACACGTTCATGGAGAGACTCTGCTTCTGGGGTTAGTTTCAATGCCCAGTTTAGATTGAATGATGCTAATGGGGTTTACTCCAACCGTGCCATTCATTGGTTCAACAAAGCTGCTGAACTCTCTGGTGATTGCACTGGTGGTATGTATTTTGACATTGATGCTCGGTGCCTGAAAGAACTCCCAATGCCTCTGTTTGATGATTCGGAATCCGAATCGGTTAATCGAAATGTGAAGTATTTTGGAGAATCTGGTGGGTGTTTGCAGTTGATAATTGGCATTAAGGAAACTCTCAAGTTTGATGTTTTTGAACTGAAGGAAGATTACTCTGCATGGTCATTGATACACAGTGTTAATCTCAACCCAACACGAGTTAAATTTCCAGAGTTATCACATTGGGACATGCCTAATTCAGTGGTGCCATTTTACATTGCTCGCCCTTCAGAAGAAAAGAACTCAGTGTTGGTGTTGATTGTTGGTGGAGGAGCAGCAGTATTACTGTATGATCCTGTGGATAGAACTTCAAGAAAGTTGTGTGATTTGAAACCAGGGACTATAAATGTTGATCTTGCTACTGGTAATGTGTTGGGTGAGGTTTTTCAGTACTTTGAGTACAGCTCTTGTTGAAGCTAGTAGTAaatttgttgatacattgcaaTTGCAATGAAAGGTGTTGCTGGAAAGATTTGTAGATTGTAGAGGTTGGTTTATGAGTTATTTTGTTTCTTGCTTTAGTTTATCAAAATAGTTAATGAGTTTGTCAACTTTAACACAATTGTAAATATGTTTATCAATGCTGTTTTAGATTAGTAACTGAAAATTATATTCACTTTTTTACTTCAATTTTTATCCACCTAGATCAGTTGTTTAATCTAGACAATCTGATGCTTAATTATTCGAAGTACTATAGTAAAATCAACAACAAGGgtaataatagttttttttctaTTAAGTGAGGTTGATTATATGGATCATAATATGTCATTGAACTCGATATAAAACCAAATTAAGAGGAGTATTATCGGGATCGAGGATGGATCTAGGTAGGAGGAAATGCAGTTGTCACCCCTAAAAGAAAAGCATTGATGATCTACATTCCAAGGTCACCTCAAGAGCTCTTTAATATCCCAAATCAGAGAAGCATACAGGTGGCTCGCATCCGACACAAAATGCAGCATCACTGCATCCAAAGAGTTTGATTGACAGTTCACAATATGCCAACCTTGATTCCAAGCAACCGACATGGCATGAAATCTAGCAAGCAATTCAAGATACTGGATGAAAGAATCATGAAGAAAGTCATAAAAACCCCCGAG
This is a stretch of genomic DNA from Lotus japonicus ecotype B-129 chromosome 1, LjGifu_v1.2. It encodes these proteins:
- the LOC130729954 gene encoding F-box protein SKIP24, producing the protein MTITPQLVGIPKMSSLPEELWRRILEIGVESSGFTYKDLCCISISCRRFHRLSSDDSLWNPLLSSDFPSLTPPSSSSTSPSAKSLYKLRFERDKERRIAAHKRVVLRKESQVAEHSRKLRNIQTRVAEESIKAGETAVELSSLRRIRQASVALNVWQPEVVRGRQKQMVEQCAVPAESRIHALEMELRLCKQQIMGLEKYHKDEKRRLNIAKEELESMKYHPLQEHKPVSGRENEHNVTRKKSKSCNSLQEKKYKTS
- the LOC130722539 gene encoding F-box protein At5g07610-like, whose protein sequence is MEESGSTSAEEVARSRDTLSAILFRLPPKPLIQLKLVSKGWLILISDYRFRRSHYLRHNPAALLLSNKYGPLPRSHILSFTTTTATIRDLDLDFLTNHIFRAKRVDTVVCSCNGVLLCRSATSHFICNPTTRTFTTLTLPKQRSKNNQECAFYLAFDPSTSPHYEIVLLRIWGGVKPPFRCVFSVYSSKTRSWRDSASGVSFNAQFRLNDANGVYSNRAIHWFNKAAELSGDCTGGMYFDIDARCLKELPMPLFDDSESESVNRNVKYFGESGGCLQLIIGIKETLKFDVFELKEDYSAWSLIHSVNLNPTRVKFPELSHWDMPNSVVPFYIARPSEEKNSVLVLIVGGGAAVLLYDPVDRTSRKLCDLKPGTINVDLATGNVLGEVFQYFEYSSC